One segment of Schistocerca nitens isolate TAMUIC-IGC-003100 chromosome 3, iqSchNite1.1, whole genome shotgun sequence DNA contains the following:
- the LOC126248596 gene encoding NADH dehydrogenase [ubiquinone] iron-sulfur protein 6, mitochondrial, with translation MAASLSSKILGSELTIVRRFCNHLNAKRFYSGVAESGDTVTHTGQKFEEDDYRNVRFIGKEKQVNPNFAIELIADTPPIPKKERVVACDGGGGPTGHPKVYINLDKPGNHACGYCGLRFFKEDH, from the coding sequence ATGGCTGCATCACTGAGCTCAAAGATCTTAGGATCTGAGCTCACAATTGTAAGAAGATTTTGCAACCATCTTAATGCAAAACGCTTTTACAGTGGTGTCGCAGAATCAGGTGATACTGTGACACATACTGGTCAAAAGTTTGAAGAAGATGACTACAGAAATGTTCGGTTCATCGGGAAAGAAAAACAAGTTAATCCAAATTTTGCAATCGAGCTGATTGCTGATACACCACCAATTCCTAAGAAAGAGCGTGTTGTAGcgtgtgatggtggtggtggtccaACTGGTCATCCTAAAGTGTACATAAACCTTGATAAACCAGGCAACCATGCTTGTGGCTACTGTGGCCTTCGTTTCTTCAAAGAGGACCATTAG